The Seleniivibrio woodruffii genome window below encodes:
- a CDS encoding putative sugar O-methyltransferase, which translates to MDNNYGSVWSNAIRAINDILKKDISDEYRFGEILSTGFFTQLTSYKDPEFNGSLTDWYIDFLKNEYVFSIENLPDASQEASFFPEHLLVRRNGMLLSTDMLRYVAYCLKLKENSTKIGTVLEIGSGYGGFARIMKAFTPDVRICLTDINESLKCAEIYLRKSCPEARISWDIADADADFILIPVENAQRDLSGRQFDLAVNIWSLGEMPDAYTSFWMDLIQAGHIERFFTINSFMAPVVYGTSDRTGIGNWLFRIDEKWEIEYFETDPKVHQCPLIMDFPKGVAIIGRRTRLDSELSQLKKAAERRFQPVLQYDWVRSALSGCKLDDGTYDITKLSMSVAERTRSYIGHFRIGSGIDDTFFRIWDHYRHTGDKLPASLMVVYLSLAGRFGRGECSKEELILLKKLPKGHLHKHYSVFLNEKTQDTITAYGRILSIQSACDEAIRFLDSGSLDKAQELFFQVASANPQHADVWHYLSRIAMNKKDYAAASAYAAHVCFLYPVYRTYHESFFNAVELLKNKRPDMQGILSDRIPPTAFATHAYECHLRQTEKDMGYQEGFLLMILAGDGRLYFKSMAEKCRNENLHMQADAFEKAYVRYKIRQHKKTDPE; encoded by the coding sequence ATGGACAACAATTACGGGAGTGTCTGGTCTAACGCCATCAGAGCAATCAATGATATTCTCAAAAAGGATATCTCTGATGAATACCGCTTCGGCGAAATTCTTTCGACCGGATTTTTTACTCAGCTCACATCATATAAAGACCCTGAGTTCAACGGCAGTCTGACCGACTGGTACATCGATTTTCTCAAAAACGAATATGTATTCAGCATAGAAAACCTGCCCGATGCTTCACAGGAGGCATCCTTCTTTCCTGAACATCTTCTGGTCAGGCGCAACGGAATGCTCCTCAGCACCGATATGCTCAGGTATGTTGCATACTGCCTGAAACTGAAGGAAAACAGCACAAAAATCGGAACTGTCCTTGAAATAGGCAGCGGATACGGCGGATTTGCCAGAATAATGAAGGCGTTCACTCCTGACGTCAGGATATGTCTTACTGACATTAATGAGTCCCTGAAATGTGCCGAGATATACCTGAGAAAATCATGCCCTGAAGCAAGAATATCATGGGATATAGCGGATGCCGATGCCGACTTCATTCTGATACCTGTGGAGAATGCTCAGAGAGATCTTTCGGGCAGACAGTTTGACCTCGCAGTCAATATCTGGTCTCTTGGTGAAATGCCCGACGCATATACATCTTTTTGGATGGATCTCATTCAGGCAGGACACATAGAACGTTTTTTCACCATCAACTCCTTCATGGCTCCCGTGGTGTACGGAACGTCCGACAGAACCGGAATCGGCAACTGGCTTTTCAGGATTGACGAAAAATGGGAAATAGAATATTTCGAAACCGACCCCAAGGTACATCAGTGCCCGCTAATCATGGATTTTCCCAAAGGAGTGGCAATAATAGGCCGCAGGACACGCTTGGACAGCGAACTTTCTCAGCTGAAAAAGGCCGCAGAAAGACGTTTTCAGCCTGTTTTGCAATATGACTGGGTCAGATCGGCCCTGTCCGGCTGCAAGCTCGACGACGGAACGTATGACATCACAAAGTTGTCAATGTCCGTGGCCGAAAGGACACGCTCCTATATTGGCCATTTCCGGATCGGTTCAGGCATCGATGACACTTTTTTCCGCATATGGGATCATTACAGGCACACCGGAGACAAGCTTCCGGCATCACTCATGGTCGTCTATCTCTCGCTTGCAGGCAGATTCGGCAGAGGAGAGTGCTCAAAAGAGGAACTGATACTTCTGAAAAAGCTGCCGAAAGGGCATCTCCATAAGCACTATTCAGTTTTCCTTAACGAAAAGACGCAGGATACGATTACTGCATACGGCAGAATCCTCAGCATACAAAGTGCATGCGATGAAGCCATCCGGTTTCTGGATAGCGGCTCTCTTGACAAAGCTCAGGAGTTATTTTTCCAAGTCGCCTCAGCCAATCCCCAGCATGCCGACGTATGGCACTATCTGTCCCGAATAGCCATGAATAAAAAGGACTATGCGGCAGCATCGGCTTATGCCGCACACGTCTGCTTCCTATATCCGGTTTACCGCACATACCACGAATCATTCTTCAATGCGGTTGAACTGCTGAAAAATAAACGTCCGGATATGCAAGGTATCCTATCGGACAGGATTCCTCCGACAGCCTTTGCAACTCATGCATATGAATGCCACCTGCGCCAGACTGAGAAGGATATGGGTTATCAGGAAGGCTTTCTGCTTATGATTTTGGCCGGAGATGGCCGTCTGTATTTCAAATCAATGGCCGAAAAATGCCGCAACGAAAACCTGCATATGCAGGCAGATGCATTTGAGAAGGCATACGTGCGCTACAAAATCAGACAGCACAAAAAAACAGATCCGGAATAA
- a CDS encoding glycosyltransferase family 2 protein: protein MKEDTAENRTISVIIPAFNRPESLRNFLETVKKQSYKHLELIVADDCSDVPLSDVVADYPEVIYLRNEKNLGYSANMINAMKYASGAFIHFASDDDEMGESCFFENAMERFDSCPETDAVFSRLEILSCYRNIVNRKDFSETFTPEEFFEMLKSIRFSFLDYFALSTFVFKKELLHLTAPFVTETPESNSIDISTIIKYTAACRRIDFIDCVGYRWQKFTPDSLGNAKKDDLAYQTLCSVSAVVDVYRHFNGSGKYKDLLNAYVEYIFQAILADYYSLNIEEKIKEIPAAVRGQRVYVYCRGWVGLRIEDHLRKNGINILAFIEDFKSANEDTVSFEKFLEDERPCTVIIASTKHRDVLNIYKKLNRLANITIIDLI, encoded by the coding sequence ATGAAAGAAGATACTGCCGAAAATAGAACCATAAGTGTTATAATTCCCGCCTTTAACCGTCCGGAATCTCTCCGCAATTTTTTAGAAACGGTAAAAAAACAGTCTTATAAACATCTTGAGCTGATAGTGGCCGACGACTGTTCGGACGTTCCTTTGTCCGATGTCGTTGCCGACTATCCCGAAGTCATTTATCTCCGCAATGAAAAGAACCTCGGATATTCCGCCAACATGATAAATGCCATGAAATATGCATCCGGAGCATTTATCCATTTTGCTTCCGATGACGACGAAATGGGGGAAAGCTGTTTTTTCGAAAATGCAATGGAGCGTTTTGACAGCTGTCCCGAAACCGATGCTGTATTCTCCAGACTTGAGATTCTCAGCTGCTACCGCAATATTGTGAACAGAAAAGACTTCAGCGAAACATTTACTCCAGAAGAGTTCTTTGAAATGCTCAAAAGCATCCGTTTTTCATTTCTCGACTATTTTGCCCTGAGCACATTCGTTTTCAAAAAAGAACTCCTGCACCTCACAGCCCCGTTTGTAACGGAAACTCCTGAATCAAACTCCATCGACATATCCACAATAATCAAATATACCGCTGCATGCCGCAGGATAGATTTCATAGACTGCGTCGGATACCGATGGCAAAAGTTCACCCCCGACTCACTCGGTAATGCGAAAAAGGATGATCTGGCCTATCAGACACTCTGCTCTGTTTCAGCTGTAGTGGATGTTTACCGTCATTTCAACGGCAGCGGAAAATACAAAGATCTGCTGAACGCATATGTTGAATACATTTTTCAGGCCATACTGGCAGACTACTACTCTCTGAACATTGAAGAAAAAATAAAGGAGATTCCTGCTGCGGTACGGGGGCAAAGGGTATACGTTTATTGCAGAGGATGGGTTGGTCTGCGCATTGAGGACCATCTGCGAAAGAACGGCATAAACATACTCGCCTTTATAGAGGATTTCAAATCTGCAAATGAAGACACCGTCAGCTTTGAAAAATTCCTTGAAGATGAGCGGCCGTGCACCGTTATAATTGCAAGCACAAAACACAGGGACGTGCTGAACATATATAAAAAGCTGAACAGACTTGCAAATATAACGATTATCGATCTTATTTGA
- a CDS encoding glycosyltransferase family 9 protein, whose product MKILIIKLGFSETLDPEIGKVSSLGDVLRTTPILYALKEKYLDSNITWLTDESAAPLLHYNPYIDRLLIWDSFIGFQLMSERYDIVINLEKIGGLCALSNHINAWKKYGFRFDETTGSYDVYEGAEYALDLCLKHNIKKNNIRIWQEILVEMVGVEWAQQPYILGYKPKTKECFDVGFNYKVGTKFPEKAWSEESWKTLESMLTAENRTFSYQQGLSNLYEYIDWINSCKTLITCDSLGLHIALALNKTVIGLFGPTNATEVFFYGRSSHIKKNSMHEISPEEVFTEYRKADYRGDAQ is encoded by the coding sequence ATGAAAATACTCATTATTAAACTCGGCTTCTCAGAAACACTTGACCCGGAAATAGGAAAAGTCTCATCTCTGGGAGATGTTCTGCGAACAACCCCTATATTATATGCCCTTAAAGAAAAATATCTGGATTCAAACATAACATGGCTGACAGACGAATCCGCCGCCCCCCTCCTGCACTATAACCCATATATAGACAGGCTTCTTATCTGGGACTCTTTCATCGGATTTCAGCTGATGAGTGAAAGATATGACATTGTAATAAATCTTGAAAAAATAGGCGGGCTATGCGCACTTTCAAACCATATAAACGCATGGAAGAAATACGGTTTCCGCTTTGACGAAACCACAGGCTCATACGATGTTTACGAAGGCGCTGAATACGCCCTCGACCTCTGTCTGAAACACAACATAAAGAAGAACAACATCCGCATATGGCAGGAAATTCTCGTCGAAATGGTCGGAGTTGAATGGGCTCAGCAGCCTTATATCCTCGGCTACAAGCCAAAAACAAAAGAGTGCTTTGATGTCGGCTTCAACTATAAGGTGGGAACGAAATTTCCCGAAAAGGCATGGTCAGAAGAGAGCTGGAAAACACTGGAATCCATGCTGACAGCCGAAAACCGTACATTCAGCTACCAGCAGGGACTCTCTAACCTTTACGAATATATCGACTGGATCAACTCCTGTAAAACGCTTATAACATGCGACAGTCTAGGTCTGCATATAGCACTCGCACTAAACAAGACCGTAATAGGCCTTTTCGGCCCGACTAACGCCACCGAAGTCTTTTTCTACGGCCGCTCTTCACACATAAAAAAGAACTCCATGCACGAAATATCCCCTGAAGAAGTTTTTACTGAATACCGTAAAGCCGATTACAGAGGGGATGCGCAATGA
- a CDS encoding glycosyltransferase produces the protein MITAFVPTLNNEKTIGRVLKAIKAQTVRPKRIIVIDSGSADATESICLDAGVEFYPKSYFGDFEILGLGRARNRILELIDTPYLLSVDSDIILRPDHIEKILPMFAEDPAIAGIAGRQIELNRIHMGDKCRALVDMRDLYNESRKLKDEFRPFLMGSNNIYRTDALHIVGMAENGNKFRPFEDAFMSNYEDADVGHKLTKHGYKLLWTPSVPTYHLQKDDVRSYINRAYRYRVFKWLLNGGFETEEAYAGKIEHNINYVRMGINIITEKQRSYLAYPFFLAGFSFFIEDILHFEQGHPMARKIYNSFLKSMEHCKSEELKRGILEFNRLILDNITLERTEEYDERILEWFLSLADLSAFHKKFPAMHDTKLTETDENTRISCLTASKKRMEAEDNLNIYGNFKVMLMNLPWRKENGRYGVRAGSRWPHTYDMGRYDSALPPYIPYPFFLGHTFSLLQRAGISSWMCDAVAEGYTEEEAIFEAFGYEPNLIIAEVSVPSLTGDLKTLADIKAFLPDTKICITGPLPKDIIAQLAEKPFIDHIIDGEYEFAALKLAQDLKHKRMTQKTVPMERQDDYAQLPVPERLFTPFYNYNDRPVAALKYPSLQIQLSRGCPFGCSFCVLPSVFYGDRYRKGDIVKAVNEIEKNFKTFGIQSFYADDDTFNVDKRHVAAFAQELIDRGLNLPWMAMARADTLNDKELLTLLKQSGLIGLKFGIESTNQAALAEMNKKLNIEKCQETFEICRELGIGIHLTFTLGYLADTPVTAENTFRWLIGQNPDSMQVSLTIPFPGTPMFDTLKNMNVLTDMNMDGYDGADNLPFETPMGRDRVKLLKQQWIAAWLAFKKGERTEASQLTAFSDPHGLSEYIGSRL, from the coding sequence ATGATAACGGCATTCGTTCCCACCCTGAACAACGAAAAGACCATCGGACGGGTTCTGAAAGCAATAAAGGCGCAGACGGTGAGGCCGAAGCGGATAATCGTCATCGACAGCGGCTCAGCGGACGCAACGGAATCCATCTGTCTGGATGCGGGTGTGGAGTTCTACCCGAAATCCTATTTCGGCGATTTCGAGATTCTGGGGCTGGGCAGAGCCAGAAACCGTATTCTCGAACTTATCGACACGCCGTATCTTCTCTCTGTGGACAGCGACATTATCCTGCGCCCCGACCACATAGAAAAGATCCTGCCCATGTTCGCCGAAGACCCAGCCATAGCAGGCATAGCAGGCAGACAGATAGAGCTGAACCGTATCCACATGGGCGACAAGTGCCGTGCGCTGGTGGACATGCGTGACCTCTACAACGAATCCCGTAAGCTGAAAGACGAGTTTCGCCCGTTTCTGATGGGTTCGAACAACATATACAGAACCGATGCCCTCCACATTGTAGGAATGGCCGAGAACGGCAACAAATTCAGGCCGTTTGAGGACGCATTCATGTCCAACTATGAGGATGCGGATGTTGGCCACAAGCTCACAAAACACGGCTATAAGCTCCTCTGGACGCCCTCCGTGCCGACATATCATCTCCAGAAGGACGACGTGCGCTCCTACATAAACAGAGCCTACCGCTACAGGGTCTTCAAATGGCTCCTTAACGGCGGTTTTGAGACGGAAGAGGCATATGCGGGCAAGATCGAGCACAACATAAACTACGTCCGGATGGGCATAAACATCATCACTGAAAAACAGCGGTCATATCTGGCCTATCCCTTCTTTCTTGCAGGTTTCAGCTTTTTCATAGAGGACATACTGCACTTTGAACAGGGACACCCCATGGCACGCAAAATATACAACAGCTTCCTGAAAAGCATGGAACACTGCAAAAGCGAGGAACTGAAACGGGGCATCCTTGAGTTCAACAGGCTGATACTGGACAACATAACCCTTGAGCGCACCGAGGAATACGACGAGCGCATCCTTGAGTGGTTCCTGAGCCTTGCCGACCTTTCGGCCTTCCACAAAAAGTTTCCCGCCATGCACGACACAAAGCTTACGGAAACCGATGAGAACACCCGTATCTCCTGCCTTACAGCCTCAAAAAAGAGGATGGAAGCTGAGGATAATTTAAATATCTACGGCAATTTCAAAGTTATGCTTATGAATCTGCCGTGGCGAAAAGAGAACGGCAGATACGGCGTCCGTGCAGGAAGCCGCTGGCCGCACACATACGACATGGGCAGATACGATTCCGCTCTCCCGCCGTACATCCCTTATCCATTCTTTTTGGGACACACATTCAGCCTGCTCCAGCGGGCGGGGATATCCTCATGGATGTGCGATGCGGTGGCAGAGGGCTACACAGAGGAGGAGGCAATATTTGAAGCGTTCGGCTACGAACCGAACCTCATAATTGCCGAAGTTTCAGTACCCAGCCTCACAGGCGACCTGAAAACTCTGGCGGACATAAAGGCATTTCTGCCCGACACAAAAATATGCATCACAGGTCCTTTACCTAAAGATATAATCGCTCAGCTGGCGGAAAAACCTTTTATAGACCACATAATTGACGGGGAATATGAGTTCGCCGCACTTAAACTGGCACAAGATCTGAAGCACAAACGTATGACGCAGAAAACAGTCCCCATGGAGCGGCAGGACGACTACGCTCAGCTTCCCGTTCCCGAAAGGCTGTTCACCCCGTTTTACAACTACAACGACAGACCCGTTGCGGCTCTAAAATACCCGTCTCTACAGATACAGCTCTCCAGAGGATGCCCGTTCGGCTGCTCCTTCTGCGTTCTGCCGTCGGTTTTCTACGGCGACAGATACCGAAAAGGCGACATAGTTAAAGCTGTAAACGAGATAGAAAAAAACTTTAAAACATTCGGCATACAGTCCTTCTATGCGGACGACGACACATTCAACGTGGACAAACGCCATGTTGCAGCATTCGCTCAGGAGCTTATCGACAGAGGGCTGAACCTGCCGTGGATGGCTATGGCAAGAGCCGACACTCTGAACGACAAAGAACTTCTTACCCTTCTGAAACAGTCGGGGCTTATCGGTCTGAAATTCGGCATAGAGAGCACAAATCAGGCCGCACTGGCTGAAATGAACAAAAAGCTGAATATAGAAAAATGTCAGGAGACCTTTGAAATATGCAGGGAGCTTGGCATAGGGATACATCTGACTTTCACTCTGGGCTATCTGGCGGACACGCCTGTTACTGCGGAAAACACCTTCCGCTGGCTGATAGGGCAGAATCCCGACTCCATGCAGGTGTCGCTGACCATCCCCTTCCCCGGCACGCCCATGTTTGACACCCTCAAGAATATGAACGTTCTGACCGATATGAACATGGACGGTTACGACGGTGCCGATAACCTCCCCTTTGAAACACCCATGGGGCGTGATAGAGTAAAACTGCTGAAACAGCAGTGGATTGCGGCATGGCTTGCATTTAAAAAAGGCGAAAGGACAGAGGCCTCTCAGCTGACTGCATTCAGCGATCCCCATGGCCTGTCCGAATATATAGGGAGCAGACTTTGA
- a CDS encoding NAD-dependent epimerase/dehydratase family protein — translation MKILITGGCGFVGSSLALKLKHKYPAYTITALDNLHRKGSEQNILFLSAAGINFIQGDVRFQEDLEELSYDVIIEASAEPSVMAGLKGDDRYLIDTNFNGLFNCIGSALKNNAKMIFLSTSRIFPMSAINSQDYIEEPSRYTLRYGTGFAENFSKEGTRSLYGMSKYAGELMIAEYIDMFGLKAVINRCGLIAGKGQFGRTDQGVITHWAASYIYDKPLSIFGTGKQVRDVLNVSDLFRLVDMQIHDFTTFSGELFNVGGGIRNSLSIFELDSLCKKYVGQKDIDFQPERDMDIKYYVTDNSKIQKLGWQPEISAEDTVKEIIEWLNSNKEELRWIFA, via the coding sequence TTGAAAATACTTATTACAGGCGGCTGCGGCTTTGTGGGAAGCAGTCTCGCACTTAAACTCAAGCATAAATACCCCGCATACACCATAACTGCACTGGACAACCTCCACCGCAAGGGGAGCGAACAGAACATTCTGTTTCTGTCAGCGGCGGGGATAAACTTCATTCAGGGCGATGTCCGCTTTCAGGAAGACCTTGAGGAACTCTCCTACGACGTTATCATTGAGGCCAGCGCCGAACCGTCTGTCATGGCGGGGCTGAAAGGCGACGACAGATACCTTATCGACACCAATTTCAACGGACTTTTCAACTGCATCGGTTCCGCTCTTAAGAACAATGCGAAGATGATCTTTCTCTCCACCAGCAGAATTTTTCCCATGTCTGCCATAAACAGTCAGGACTACATTGAAGAACCCTCACGCTACACCCTGCGCTACGGCACAGGTTTCGCCGAGAACTTCTCCAAAGAGGGCACACGCTCGCTCTACGGAATGAGCAAATACGCAGGAGAGCTGATGATAGCCGAATACATCGATATGTTCGGCCTGAAAGCAGTAATAAACCGCTGCGGTCTCATTGCAGGCAAGGGTCAGTTCGGCAGGACAGATCAGGGAGTGATAACCCACTGGGCGGCAAGCTATATCTACGACAAGCCCCTGAGCATCTTCGGCACCGGAAAACAGGTTCGTGACGTGCTGAACGTAAGCGATCTTTTCCGTCTGGTAGACATGCAGATACACGACTTCACCACCTTCTCCGGCGAGCTTTTCAACGTGGGCGGCGGAATCCGCAACTCACTCTCAATATTCGAACTGGATTCGCTCTGCAAAAAATACGTTGGTCAGAAAGATATAGATTTTCAGCCTGAAAGGGACATGGACATCAAATATTATGTCACCGACAACTCCAAGATCCAGAAGCTCGGATGGCAGCCTGAGATATCCGCAGAAGACACCGTTAAAGAGATCATCGAATGGCTGAACAGCAACAAAGAGGAGCTGAGATGGATATTTGCCTGA
- a CDS encoding NAD-dependent epimerase/dehydratase family protein, producing MDICLITGSGGLIGSEAAEFFSGSFDKVIGIDNDMRAYFFGEGASTSWNVARLGENLKNYEHFSIDIRDFDKLEKLFSEYGTDIKLVLHTAAQPSHDWAAKEPFTDFTVNANGTLNMLEAAKRHCPDAVFIFTSTNKVYGDTPNLLPLVELETRWEIDSSHPYFERGIDETMSIDSSKHSIFGASKVAADVMVQEYGRYFGMKTAVFRGGCLTGPNHSGAQLHGFLSYLVKCAVTDTPYTIFGYKGKQVRDNIHSYDMINAFSHFYKAPRSGVVYNMGGSRHSCCSMLEAIAMLEKLTGRPFRHSYTEDNRSGDHIWWISDVSKFKNDYPEWEYTFGIERIITDIYRTMLERGTA from the coding sequence ATGGATATTTGCCTGATAACGGGTAGCGGAGGACTGATAGGTTCGGAGGCAGCGGAGTTCTTCTCCGGCAGTTTCGACAAGGTCATCGGCATCGACAACGATATGCGGGCTTATTTTTTCGGCGAGGGTGCGTCAACCTCATGGAATGTTGCACGTCTGGGCGAAAATCTGAAAAATTATGAACATTTCAGCATAGATATCAGGGATTTTGATAAACTTGAAAAACTGTTCTCCGAATACGGAACCGACATAAAGCTCGTTCTGCACACAGCGGCACAGCCCAGCCACGACTGGGCGGCGAAGGAACCCTTCACCGATTTCACAGTGAACGCAAACGGCACACTGAACATGCTCGAAGCGGCGAAACGACACTGCCCCGATGCAGTCTTCATATTTACATCCACCAACAAGGTATACGGCGACACGCCTAACCTGCTCCCCCTTGTGGAGCTTGAGACCCGCTGGGAGATAGACAGCTCCCACCCCTATTTTGAAAGGGGCATAGATGAAACCATGTCCATCGACAGCTCAAAACACTCCATCTTCGGCGCAAGCAAGGTGGCCGCAGATGTCATGGTTCAGGAATACGGCCGCTACTTCGGCATGAAAACCGCCGTTTTCAGAGGGGGATGCCTCACAGGACCCAACCACTCCGGCGCACAGCTCCACGGATTCTTAAGCTATCTGGTGAAATGCGCAGTCACCGACACACCCTACACCATCTTCGGCTACAAGGGCAAACAGGTGCGTGACAACATTCATTCATACGACATGATAAACGCATTCAGTCATTTTTATAAAGCACCCCGTTCCGGTGTAGTTTACAACATGGGCGGAAGCCGCCACAGCTGCTGTTCCATGCTGGAAGCAATAGCCATGCTTGAAAAACTCACAGGCAGACCTTTCAGACACAGCTACACAGAGGACAACAGAAGCGGCGACCACATCTGGTGGATAAGCGACGTTTCAAAATTCAAAAACGACTACCCCGAATGGGAATACACGTTCGGCATCGAACGCATCATAACCGACATCTACCGCACCATGCTTGAAAGGGGAACCGCATGA
- a CDS encoding radical SAM protein, which yields MNYNIEDISYCITESCPGPCRYCSMWQLPDRQSEELTPAELDSIFSSKYLNLKKVHLTGGEPHLTDNIFNIADSIYKFHDTVVTDTPITGWFPERHVEVAEYFLKKHPLVRLDISLDGDEETNGKIRLRKDGFKLAVKTVEELSKLKGVVLRFQFTIYKENHHLIEWMYNFAKELGVGLYIGYGRYNPTRYRNLKDNLVKEELNENSFIWTDEELATIDRQLLNIGYDKGRYAGKYYFQKAIYERRPVEFDCYMGRRSIDIDPYGNVYPCLLWLNYLKMGNIRTAGGFDKVLEGDQAQEVLTMIESKQCQQDCTFTCATKMTLKNPDIPSVGMIKYPGRYGYIFSELDVIPIRPWWYDEYVQRGII from the coding sequence ATGAACTACAACATAGAGGATATTTCTTACTGCATCACAGAGAGCTGTCCCGGCCCCTGCCGCTACTGCTCTATGTGGCAGCTGCCCGACAGGCAGTCCGAGGAACTGACCCCCGCCGAGCTTGACAGTATCTTTTCGTCAAAATACCTGAACCTGAAAAAAGTACACCTTACAGGCGGCGAACCCCATCTCACCGATAATATTTTCAACATTGCCGACAGCATATACAAATTCCACGACACGGTGGTAACGGATACCCCTATCACAGGGTGGTTTCCCGAACGCCACGTTGAAGTTGCAGAATATTTCCTGAAAAAGCACCCTCTGGTTCGTCTGGACATCTCTCTGGACGGAGACGAGGAGACCAACGGAAAGATTCGACTGCGCAAAGACGGATTCAAACTGGCAGTGAAAACCGTTGAGGAGCTTTCAAAGCTCAAAGGCGTTGTTCTGCGCTTCCAGTTCACCATTTACAAAGAGAACCACCATCTCATAGAGTGGATGTACAACTTCGCAAAGGAACTGGGTGTGGGGCTCTACATAGGCTACGGACGATACAACCCAACCCGCTACCGCAACCTGAAAGACAACCTTGTAAAAGAGGAGCTGAACGAGAACAGCTTCATCTGGACTGACGAAGAGCTTGCCACCATCGACAGACAGCTTCTCAACATAGGCTACGACAAGGGCAGATACGCCGGAAAATATTATTTCCAGAAAGCCATATACGAGCGCAGACCCGTTGAGTTCGACTGCTACATGGGCAGGCGAAGCATCGACATAGACCCCTACGGCAACGTGTATCCCTGTCTGCTCTGGCTGAACTATCTGAAAATGGGCAACATCCGCACCGCAGGCGGTTTTGACAAGGTGCTCGAGGGCGATCAGGCACAGGAAGTTCTCACCATGATAGAGTCCAAACAGTGTCAACAGGACTGCACCTTCACCTGCGCAACAAAAATGACCCTTAAAAATCCCGACATCCCCTCTGTGGGAATGATAAAATATCCGGGTAGATACGGCTATATTTTCAGCGAACTGGACGTTATCCCCATACGCCCCTGGTGGTATGACGAGTACGTCCAAAGGGGCATAATTTGA
- a CDS encoding DUF354 domain-containing protein encodes MIWFDLVTPKSVMFFRPFINKIKDRGRTVLVTAREGEGYKEVVDLLNLYRIEFVNRGFFGGANLGDKLKASIHRQLALMEYIEKCNITKLVCLCSVDANRVAFGLGIPIINFYDIPLSDHTSDFRKALPQARLTLPLSTKAFRPYMVPQNIFERFSLEPDQIYSYNFLDVVAWLHDFKPDIKFFNDFLISRGLDVRKKTVVVREEEFKASYVAKKYPMLYDGLKLIKDKMDVNIILIPRYEAEALKLLVPYATVLEEKMVIQHLLAYADLFIGGGGTLNSEACYFGTPVISTRSFISHYDKLLIDSGLMEKADTAEELLEKAQNIISKRHDPKPLFDTMSFDMDTIIDEILK; translated from the coding sequence TTGATCTGGTTTGACCTTGTAACGCCGAAATCCGTTATGTTCTTCCGCCCCTTTATCAACAAGATAAAGGACAGAGGCCGCACAGTTCTCGTGACAGCCCGTGAGGGTGAGGGCTATAAGGAGGTCGTTGACCTTCTGAACCTCTACAGGATAGAGTTTGTGAACCGGGGGTTCTTCGGCGGCGCAAATCTGGGCGACAAGCTCAAGGCATCCATCCACCGTCAGCTTGCGCTGATGGAATACATCGAAAAATGCAACATAACCAAACTGGTCTGCCTTTGCAGTGTGGATGCAAACCGTGTGGCTTTCGGTCTCGGCATCCCCATAATCAACTTTTACGACATCCCACTATCCGACCATACATCCGATTTCCGTAAGGCTCTGCCTCAGGCAAGGCTCACACTGCCGCTGTCCACCAAGGCTTTCCGGCCGTATATGGTTCCCCAGAATATCTTCGAAAGGTTCTCTCTGGAACCCGACCAGATATATTCATACAACTTTCTGGACGTTGTGGCATGGCTCCACGATTTCAAACCCGATATAAAATTCTTCAACGATTTCCTCATCTCAAGGGGTCTGGACGTTCGTAAAAAGACTGTTGTTGTTCGTGAGGAGGAGTTCAAGGCCTCCTATGTTGCAAAGAAATATCCCATGCTCTATGACGGGCTGAAACTGATAAAAGATAAAATGGATGTGAACATCATCCTGATCCCCAGATACGAAGCGGAGGCACTTAAACTGCTTGTGCCCTATGCCACAGTTCTTGAGGAGAAGATGGTCATTCAGCACCTTCTGGCCTATGCCGACCTTTTCATAGGCGGCGGCGGAACGCTGAACTCCGAGGCGTGCTATTTCGGCACACCAGTAATATCCACCCGCTCGTTCATCAGCCACTATGACAAACTGCTCATAGACAGCGGGCTTATGGAAAAGGCCGACACGGCGGAGGAGCTTCTGGAAAAGGCGCAAAACATAATATCCAAGCGTCACGACCCGAAGCCTCTGTTTGACACCATGTCGTTTGACATGGACACTATAATTGATGAAATACTGAAGTAA